The sequence ACGGTCTGACGACCGACAGTCTTCGGAGGCGCCGGACGGTGCCTCCAGGGCCGGTCGGCCCGGTCGGTCGACCGGGCCGACCGGACGTTCCCGGCCCCGTCCGGCAGGAGAGTCGGGACGGGGCGCCGGATTCGCGCCGGAACCGGGTACTCTTGTGCCCGGTGGTGCGCTCGGTGCCACCTCGGGGCTTTAGCTCAGTTGGTAGAGCGCTGCCTTTGCAAGGCAGATGTCAGGAGTTCGAGTCTCCTAAGCTCCACAGTCCGTCCACCGCGTGTGGACGGCCCGGCGGCCGCCGACCTGGAATCAGGTCGGCGGCCGCCGGGCTTTTTTCAGTGCGGTTTGCGCGGATCGTGCGGCTTGGGGCGGTCGTCGTCGCCGGGGGCCGCGGCGGGCCGGGGGTGCTCCTGGGCCGGGGGCGGCCCCGGCCGGTCCTCCACCGCGGCGGCCCCGGCCGGGGTGTCCGCGGAGCCGTTCACGGTGCTGCCGCCGGTGCCCGAGGCGTGCGCGCCGACCGGACCGGTGGCGGTGCTTCCCGGCGGCTCGACCAGCCATTCCGGGTTGCTGCGGTGCCGCCACCACTGCCAGGCGACCAGGCCGCTGCCGATCGCGACCACGCCGGCCACGGCCAGGCCGGTGGCCCAGCCGCTCCGGCAGGACCGCCGGGCGTTGCGGGCCGCGAGGTCGCCGATCTCGGCCGAGGTGACGTTGCCGCGCATCGCCGTCAGGGCGGCCGCGCCGCGCATCTGGGCCTCCTGCGCCACCGGGACGACGGCGGCGCGGGCCTCCTCGACGGCGTGCACGACCTTGGGGGCGACGGTGGAGCGGGCCTGGTCGGCGGCCCGGGCGGCGGACAGGCGGGCGGCCAGCGCCTTCTCCTGGGCCCGGTGCAGCGCCTTGAGGGCGTTCTGCTGGGCTTCCGGTGGCAGGCTGGCGAAGGCGTGACCGACCTGGGGGGCGATGTGCCGGTCGTACTGGACGCGCGCCGTGTGGGCGGCCTGGGAGGCCTGCTGCCGGGCGTTGTCCGCGAAGTTGCCGGCCGTCTCACGGGCCGAGTCCAAACGGGTCACGAGAGTCTCTCCTCCTGGTGGCGTCCTATATGCACTTATCCACCTGAATGCTGATCATGCATCCGTATTTGTCCGACGGCATGCCGGAGTGGGCCGTACGCGGGGCGCCGGTGCGGCCGGCCCGTGCGTGCCGCGGACGCGGACGCCGTGCGGGGCCGGGGGTGCGTGGGCCGGTCGGGCGCGGGCAGGGCCGCAGTAGGCTGGCGGTTCCGGCGGGTTCCCGTCGGGAGCGCGTACGTGTCGTCGCAGCAAGTCGTGGCAGAAGGGGATAGCCGATGCTCCCGGACGAGCCCAGGCCGCCGATCGACCCGACTCCGGGGCCCGGGGGCGGGCACGGGCCGGCCCGTTGTTACCGGCACCCCGAGCAGGAGACCGGCGTCGGCTGTTCGCGGTGCGGCCGGCCGATCTGCCCGCAGTGCATGGTGAACGCCTCGGTGGGCTTCCACTGCCCCGAGTGCGTCCAGGAGGGCGGCCGGCAGGTCAGGCGGGCGACCACCCGCTTCGGCGGGCGCCCGGCGGGCGGCGACCCCCTGGTCACCAAGGCGCTGATCGGCATCAACCTGGTGGTGTTCGTCCTGGCCGCCTACGTGCTCACGCCGTGGCTGGCCTACGACCTCGAGCTGCGCAGCTTCGCCCCCGACCCGTCGTACCCCTTCACCAACGGCGTCGCCGAGGGGCCGGGCCAGTGGTACCGGCTGCTGACCGCCGTGTTCCTGCACACCGCGCCCTGGCACATCGCCACCAACATGCTGGTGCTCTGGGTGCTGGGTCCGCAGCTGGAGGCCGCCCTGGGGCGGATCCGGTTCCTCGCGCTCTACCTGCTCTCCGGGCTGGCCGGCAGCGCCTTCGCGTTCCTGGTGGCGGGCGGCTCGATGCGCTCGCTGGGCGCATCGGGCGCGGTCTTCGGCCTGCTGGGCGCGACCGTGGTGCTCTACCGCCGGCTCCGGGCCCCGCTCGGGCCGATCGTCGCGCTGCTGGTGTTCAACCTGATCGTCACCTTCTCGGTGCAGGGCATCGACTGGCGGGCCCATCTCGGCGGGCTGGTCGCCGGGATGCTGACCGCGGCCGGCCTGATGTACGCCCCGCGGGAGCGCCGGGGGCTGGTGCAGGGGCTGACGCTGGCGGGGGTGGCCGGCCTGGTGCTGGTGATGCTGCTGGCCGGGATGGCCGCCTACGGCGGGTGATCCGGCCGAGCCGGACGGTGCGCGCGCGGGTGCGGGGAGCGGACGGTTGTCCACAGCGGGTGCGGGGTTGTGCACAGGCGGTGCCGGTCGATGTGTGCGAACGCCTGCTCTACGCGCGTCCCGCTGTAGGGATCGGGCATTCAGGGAGGGGCGTGCGGCGGTGTGGAAAGCGCCCCCGGCGCAAGTTATCCACAGGCCTGCGGGACTTTTCCCCAGTGTGGATAACCATGTGGATAAACACGACAAGCGGATAACCGTAGATCCCGGAACTCCGCCCGGCCGTTCGGGCGCACCACGAAGCCGCCCCGGGGACGGACCGTACCGGGGCGGCGGTGGAGGAACTCAGGGCCGGGGCCCGAACGTCATTTCCACTGGGTGGAGACGCCGAAGCCCGCCGCGATGAAGCCGAAGCCCACCAGGATGTTCCAGTTCCGCCAGCTCTCGACGGGCCAGCTGCCGCTCGTCACGTAGTAGGTGACGATCCAGACCAGACCGATCAGGAACAGCGCCAGCATCAAGGGGGCAACCCAGCCGCGGCCCGAACTGATCTTCACCGTCGCCGTGGTCGGCGGCGTGTAGTCGGACTTCTTGCGGAGTCGGGACTTCGGCACGAGGAGCTCTCCTGTCGATGCGCTGTGACCGCGCAGGGGTTCACGGTGGTGTGGCGGCGTCCGTTAGCGTAGTGGCTCAGCGGGTCCGAAGGAGATAAGGGTACGGTGCCTAATTTGTCGATTCCCCCTCGGCCCGTCCGTACCCGCGCCTCCGGCACCCGAATTGTCGGACGTGCCCTGACCTGCGCCGTCTTCGCGCTCGCCGGACTGCTCTTCTACATCAGCGCGCAGACCGCCCGCGGTACCGATCTGCGCACCGACAACTCGCTGCTCAGCCTCTCCGACGTGATACGTCAGCGCAGCGCCCAGAACCAGCAGTCCCAGGCCCAGCTCGCCGACCTCCAGGACCGCTCCCAGCGGCTCACCGAGCAGCAGGGCGGCAGCCCGGCCGACGCCGCCCGGCTGACCGCCCTGGAACAGGCCGCCGCGCTGGAGCCGCTCCAGGGCCCCGGTCTCACCGTCACCCTCAACGACGCCCCGCCGAACGCGACCTCGCGCGTCCCCGGGGTGCGCGAGCCGGACGTCAACGACCTGGTCATCCACCAGCAGGACATCCAGGCCGTCGTCAACGCGCTCTGGCGCGGCGGCGCCGAGGGCGTCCAGGTGATGGACCAGCGGCTGATCTCCACCAGCGCCGTCCGCTGCGTCGGCAACACCCTGCTGCTCCAGGGCCGGGTCTACTCCCCGCCCTACGTGGTCAGGGCGGTCGGGCGGACCGACGCGCTGCGCGCCGCCGTCGACGCGGACCCGTCGATCCGCACCTACCAGAAGTACGTGCAGGCCTACGGCCTGGGCTGGAAGCTGCAGGAGAGCGGCGACCTCGCCCTGCCCGGGTACTCGGGCACGGCGGACCTCCGCTCGGCCACCGGCCAGTAGCGGTCCGGTGCACCGGACCGCTCCCGTGGGCCGGGTCTACTCTTGACCCCAGTCCAATACGTCGAGGGAGCACCATGTACGGCTGGATCTGGCGTCATCTGCCGGGGAACGTCCTGGTCAAGGCCGCGATCTCGGTCCTGCTCGTGCTGGGACTGGTCTACCTCCTCTTCACCTACGTCTTCCCGTGGGCGGAACCGCTGCTCCCCTTCGGTGACGTCACAGTGGACGGGAACGGCGACGGCGCCGTCGGCTGACCCGACGACCCGCCCCGTCCCGTTCCGGACCCCGCACCCCTCGGAGAACGCGCGCCCATGACCTCCCGGCCCACCCAGCCCCGCATCCTGGTCGTCGACAACTACGACAGCTTCGTCTTCAACCTGGTCCAGTACCTCTACCAGCTCGGCGCCACCTGCGAGGTGGTCCGCAACGACGAGGTGACCGTCGAGCACGCGGTGCGCCGCGACGGCGACCGGGGCTTCGACGGGGTGCTGCTCTCCCCCGGCCCGGGCGCCCCCGAGGAGGCCGGCGTCTGCATCGAGATGGTGCACCACTGCGCGCGGGCCGGTCTGCCGGTGTTCGGCGTCTGCCTGGGGCTCCAGTCGATCGCGGTGGCCTACGGCGCGGTGGTCGGCCGGGCGCCGGAGCTGCTGCACGGCAAGACCTCGCTGGTCGAGCACGAGGACGGCGGCGTGTTCGCGGGCCTGCCCTCGCCGCTCACCGCGACCCGGTACCACTCGCTGGCGGTCGATCCGGCCACCGTGCCGGACGAACTGGTGGTCACCGCGCGCACCGGCAGCGGTGTCGTCATGGGGCTGCGCCACCGGGACCTCGCGGTGGAGGGGGTGCAGTTCCACCCGGAGTCGGTGCTCACCGAGGGAGGTCACCGGATGCTCGCCAACTGGCTGGCCGAGTGCGGTGACCCCCTGGCCGTCGACCGGTCGGCCGGGCTCGCCCCGGTGATCGGCCGGGGCTGAGCGGCGTGACCGCGGTGCGTCCGGAGGGGCGATACCAGCCGGGGGCGGACCCGGAGGGCGGTGACGCGTACCGCGCCGGGGTGCAGTACGGGCAGCAGCACGAGCCGTACGGGCAGCAGCAGGACCCGTACGGGCAGCACCTCCAGGGGGTCCCGTACCAGCAGGCCCCGCAGCAGTACCCGCAGGCCGGTGCGGGCGCGTACCCGCAGCAGGGCGCCCACCCGCAGCAGGACCAGTACGGCCAGTACGGCCGGCAGCAGCCCCAGCCCTCCCAGCAGGGCCAGTACGTGCAGCAGGGCCAGTACGCGCAGCAGCCCCAGCAGGGCCAGTACCAGTCCTACGACCCGTACCAGGCCGGGCCGGACCACCGGGGCCGGGGCGCGAACGCCGGTGCGGACCCGGCCTGGCCGGCGCAGTCCGGGGCCGAGGACGGCTGGGGCGTCTACGAGCCCGCGCCGCCCGTCGTGCCGGAGCCGGCCGGGGCGGTGCCCCAGGAGCCGGAGCCGGCCGGGGCGGTGCTCGCCGCCGCGGAGACGGTCACCATGGCCGCCGTGGCCGGTGAACAGCTGCCGCCCGCCCCGGGCGGCCGGGCCGAGCGCCGTCGTGCCGCGCAGGGCCGCGGCCGGCGCCGCGCGGGCGGCCGGGCCGCGGCCGGTCCCCCGGTCAAGGAGTCGGCGGCGGTGGTCTTCGCCCGGTTCCTCGGGGAGCTGTGCATCACCCTCGGCCTGGTGATGCTGCTCTTCGTCTCGTACCAGCTCTGGTGGACCAACGTGCAGGCCGACGCGGCCGCCGACGGTGCCCGCAACCGACTGGAGCAGCAGTTCGACGCCGGGCCCGCCCAAGGCGCCCCGGCGCCCGGACAGCCGGCGCCGGACCCGGCCAAACCGGAGACCTTCGAGCCCGGCAAGGGCTTCGCGATCATCCACCTGCCGAAGCTGGGCCAGAAGTTCCCGATCGCCGAGGGCACCGCCAAGGCGCCCGTGCTGGACAAGGGCCTGGTGGGGCACTACTCCGGTACCGGCATGCCGGCCGACAAGGCGGGCAACTTCGCGCTGGCCGCGCACCGCAACACGCACGGCGAGCCGTTCCGCCGGATCAACCAGCTCGGCAAGGGCGACAAGATCGTGGTGGAGACCGCGACCGCGTACTACACCTACGAGGTCACCGGGGGCATCCCGGAGACGCCGCCGTCCAACGTGAGCGTCATCAAGCCGGTCCCGAACGGCGCCGGGTTCAGCGGTCCGGGCCGGTACATCACGCTGACCACGTGCACCCCGGAGTTCAGCTCCAAGGCGCGCCTGATCGTGTTTGGCAAGATGATCGAGGAAAGGCCGCGCAGCCAGGGCAAGCCGGCCGCCCTCGCGGGGGGCTGACCGCGGGCGGGCGGGCGACGACAGAGGGAGAGACGTGACCCAGGGGACCGAGCCCGCGGCCGAGGAGGCCGCTCCGTCGTCCGAGCCGGGGCCCGGCGGCGGACCCCGGCGACGCCGCGGGCGGGGCGGCCGGGCACTGGCCGTGCTGGGTGTCGTCGGCGAGCTGCTGATCACCCTGGGGCTGGTGCTGGGCCTGTTCGTCAGCTACTCGCTGTGGTGGACCGACGTGCTGGCGGACCGTTCCGCCTCGGCGGCCTCGGACCAGCTGCGCGAGTCCTGGGCGGCCGGTGCCCCGGCCGCTCCCCCGTCCGGTGGCCCGTCGGCCGGGCCGGCCGCGGCCGCCGCCACCGGGCCGGTCTACGCGGCGGGTGACGGGATCGGCTTCCTGCACGTCCCGGCGATGGGCCGGGACAACCAGGTGATGATCCGGATGGGCACCGACACGGCGACCCTGGCCGAGGGCGTGGCCGGGGTGTACGAGCAGCCGTACCGCTCGGCGATGCCCTGGGACGAGTCCGGCAACTTCGCGCTGGCCGCGCACCGGGACGGGCACGGGGCGAAGTTCCACGATCTCGACGCCGTCGGCAAGGGCGACGCGATCGTGGTCGAGACCCGCGACAAGTGGTACGTCTACCGGGTCGACAGCACCCTGCCGGAGACGTCGAAGTACGACACCGGCATCGTCGCCCCGGTGCCGAAGGGCTCCGGCTACACCGGTCCCGGCCGGTACATCACGCTGACCACCTGCACGCCGGTCTACACCTCGCGCTACCGGATGGCGGTCTGGGGGAGTCTGGTGCGGGTGGACGACATG comes from Streptomyces sp. TLI_053 and encodes:
- a CDS encoding DUF5324 family protein — translated: MTRLDSARETAGNFADNARQQASQAAHTARVQYDRHIAPQVGHAFASLPPEAQQNALKALHRAQEKALAARLSAARAADQARSTVAPKVVHAVEEARAAVVPVAQEAQMRGAAALTAMRGNVTSAEIGDLAARNARRSCRSGWATGLAVAGVVAIGSGLVAWQWWRHRSNPEWLVEPPGSTATGPVGAHASGTGGSTVNGSADTPAGAAAVEDRPGPPPAQEHPRPAAAPGDDDRPKPHDPRKPH
- a CDS encoding rhomboid family intramembrane serine protease; translation: MVNASVGFHCPECVQEGGRQVRRATTRFGGRPAGGDPLVTKALIGINLVVFVLAAYVLTPWLAYDLELRSFAPDPSYPFTNGVAEGPGQWYRLLTAVFLHTAPWHIATNMLVLWVLGPQLEAALGRIRFLALYLLSGLAGSAFAFLVAGGSMRSLGASGAVFGLLGATVVLYRRLRAPLGPIVALLVFNLIVTFSVQGIDWRAHLGGLVAGMLTAAGLMYAPRERRGLVQGLTLAGVAGLVLVMLLAGMAAYGG
- the crgA gene encoding cell division protein CrgA, producing the protein MPKSRLRKKSDYTPPTTATVKISSGRGWVAPLMLALFLIGLVWIVTYYVTSGSWPVESWRNWNILVGFGFIAAGFGVSTQWK
- a CDS encoding DUF881 domain-containing protein; this encodes MPPRPVRTRASGTRIVGRALTCAVFALAGLLFYISAQTARGTDLRTDNSLLSLSDVIRQRSAQNQQSQAQLADLQDRSQRLTEQQGGSPADAARLTALEQAAALEPLQGPGLTVTLNDAPPNATSRVPGVREPDVNDLVIHQQDIQAVVNALWRGGAEGVQVMDQRLISTSAVRCVGNTLLLQGRVYSPPYVVRAVGRTDALRAAVDADPSIRTYQKYVQAYGLGWKLQESGDLALPGYSGTADLRSATGQ
- a CDS encoding aminodeoxychorismate/anthranilate synthase component II, whose translation is MTSRPTQPRILVVDNYDSFVFNLVQYLYQLGATCEVVRNDEVTVEHAVRRDGDRGFDGVLLSPGPGAPEEAGVCIEMVHHCARAGLPVFGVCLGLQSIAVAYGAVVGRAPELLHGKTSLVEHEDGGVFAGLPSPLTATRYHSLAVDPATVPDELVVTARTGSGVVMGLRHRDLAVEGVQFHPESVLTEGGHRMLANWLAECGDPLAVDRSAGLAPVIGRG
- a CDS encoding class E sortase; protein product: MTAVRPEGRYQPGADPEGGDAYRAGVQYGQQHEPYGQQQDPYGQHLQGVPYQQAPQQYPQAGAGAYPQQGAHPQQDQYGQYGRQQPQPSQQGQYVQQGQYAQQPQQGQYQSYDPYQAGPDHRGRGANAGADPAWPAQSGAEDGWGVYEPAPPVVPEPAGAVPQEPEPAGAVLAAAETVTMAAVAGEQLPPAPGGRAERRRAAQGRGRRRAGGRAAAGPPVKESAAVVFARFLGELCITLGLVMLLFVSYQLWWTNVQADAAADGARNRLEQQFDAGPAQGAPAPGQPAPDPAKPETFEPGKGFAIIHLPKLGQKFPIAEGTAKAPVLDKGLVGHYSGTGMPADKAGNFALAAHRNTHGEPFRRINQLGKGDKIVVETATAYYTYEVTGGIPETPPSNVSVIKPVPNGAGFSGPGRYITLTTCTPEFSSKARLIVFGKMIEERPRSQGKPAALAGG
- a CDS encoding class E sortase codes for the protein MAVLGVVGELLITLGLVLGLFVSYSLWWTDVLADRSASAASDQLRESWAAGAPAAPPSGGPSAGPAAAAATGPVYAAGDGIGFLHVPAMGRDNQVMIRMGTDTATLAEGVAGVYEQPYRSAMPWDESGNFALAAHRDGHGAKFHDLDAVGKGDAIVVETRDKWYVYRVDSTLPETSKYDTGIVAPVPKGSGYTGPGRYITLTTCTPVYTSRYRMAVWGSLVRVDDMDAARTPPAELRQR